From Proteiniborus sp. MB09-C3, the proteins below share one genomic window:
- a CDS encoding DUF3800 domain-containing protein: protein MGTYYLFLDELKPNSEYKHFCLGGCIIEEMTYKNEVIPYVNNLKQNVFGNTTIILHENKIRQRKNNDGYNYGILKDKAKETQFWEQMRSLFSKSWIKTICVGIDYDKYRQAYKKSSLKNSEYFIALQIILENFIHFLLINNSKGAVYIESRGIDDDQYLEIQYNIIKNNGTLFVERDEFQKRLKTISFPMKADNNIGIQIADFVPNPVARHFDGTTQRPLTIFDEIRCCSYDGDLSLIDRFGLKKVL, encoded by the coding sequence TTGGGTACTTATTATCTATTTTTAGATGAATTAAAGCCTAATAGCGAATATAAGCACTTTTGCTTAGGTGGATGTATAATTGAAGAAATGACTTATAAAAACGAAGTTATTCCATATGTTAACAATCTAAAGCAAAATGTATTTGGTAATACAACAATTATTTTACATGAAAATAAAATAAGACAACGAAAAAATAATGATGGATATAACTATGGGATATTAAAAGACAAAGCAAAAGAAACTCAATTTTGGGAACAAATGAGAAGTCTATTTAGTAAATCATGGATAAAAACGATATGTGTTGGAATTGATTATGACAAATATAGACAAGCTTATAAAAAAAGTTCACTGAAAAACAGTGAATACTTTATTGCGTTACAAATAATACTAGAAAACTTCATACATTTTTTACTAATTAATAACAGTAAAGGTGCAGTTTATATTGAATCTAGAGGCATTGATGATGATCAATATCTTGAAATTCAATACAACATTATAAAAAATAATGGTACTCTTTTTGTAGAAAGAGATGAGTTCCAAAAAAGATTAAAAACAATTAGCTTTCCAATGAAAGCAGATAACAATATTGGCATTCAAATTGCAGATTTTGTTCCAAACCCAGTAGCTCGTCATTTCGATGGAACGACTCAACGTCCGCTTACTATTTTTGATGAAATTAGATGTTGTTCTTATGATGGAGATTTAAGTTTGATTGATAGATTTGGTTTAAAAAAAGTGTTATAA
- a CDS encoding N-6 DNA methylase: MANISTRQLRKNEKLIEGLNNNTISHEDFLKDYVPTRTEMGQFFTPKEVVDKMLSLACITQGEKVLEPSCGIGNILYYLPEDAIGIEWDNKTNELAKKITKREVVNDNLFSIYRDYLNTFDCIIGNPPFGDTPGRKDLEHELEVGETRAEIMSIECIYHMLKEGGRAILLLPSMISKGGRNYSKLYKFIEAHDTCLEAVLDLGHVDFKTTKIGVSIYEMWK; this comes from the coding sequence ATGGCAAACATTAGCACGAGACAATTAAGAAAGAATGAAAAATTAATAGAAGGATTAAACAATAATACAATAAGTCATGAGGATTTTTTAAAAGATTATGTCCCAACTAGAACAGAAATGGGTCAATTCTTTACACCTAAAGAGGTAGTAGATAAAATGTTATCCCTTGCATGTATTACACAAGGTGAGAAAGTACTAGAGCCTTCATGTGGTATAGGGAATATATTATATTACTTACCTGAAGATGCAATTGGTATAGAATGGGATAACAAAACAAATGAATTAGCAAAGAAGATTACTAAAAGAGAGGTTGTCAATGACAATCTTTTTTCTATTTATAGAGATTATTTAAACACTTTTGATTGTATTATAGGAAATCCACCATTTGGCGATACACCAGGTAGAAAAGACCTAGAGCATGAATTAGAAGTAGGTGAAACTAGAGCAGAGATAATGTCAATAGAGTGTATTTACCACATGTTAAAAGAGGGTGGCAGAGCTATATTATTGTTACCTTCTATGATTAGTAAAGGTGGAAGGAATTATAGTAAATTATATAAGTTTATAGAAGCTCACGATACTTGTTTAGAAGCAGTTTTAGATTTGGGTCACGTAGATTTTAAAACGACCAAAATTGGAGTTAGTATATATGAAATGTGGAAATAA
- a CDS encoding HNH endonuclease signature motif containing protein, producing MALKKLCRCGKLIDYNQKDCDECSKKVDAQNKKRHKDYRLRRTDVDEQKFYNSKPWKVTRQVVISRDNGLCLLCLYRKLIRSYYTVHHIEELKENWDKRLDFENLICLCESCHQYVHDVYNKSEESKREMQELLRRLIEMNSSNSKG from the coding sequence ATGGCACTTAAAAAATTATGTAGATGTGGGAAGCTAATAGATTATAATCAAAAAGATTGCGATGAGTGCAGCAAGAAAGTAGATGCACAGAACAAGAAAAGGCACAAGGATTATAGGCTACGAAGAACAGATGTCGATGAGCAGAAGTTTTATAATAGCAAGCCTTGGAAGGTTACTAGGCAGGTGGTAATTAGTAGAGATAACGGATTGTGTTTATTATGCTTGTATCGGAAGTTAATAAGAAGTTACTACACAGTTCACCACATTGAGGAATTAAAAGAGAATTGGGATAAGAGATTAGATTTTGAAAACTTGATTTGCTTATGCGAAAGTTGTCATCAGTATGTACATGACGTATACAACAAGAGTGAAGAGAGTAAAAGAGAGATGCAGGAGTTGCTAAGAAGATTAATAGAGATGAACTCTAGTAATTCCAAGGGGTAG
- a CDS encoding phage terminase small subunit P27 family: MGKPRKILSMQEGNLTKKQQAEKQLQEQIMQTGAEQLNNPPRWLRDSIAKKEWIRLVEQFKVLSVISNLDLNNLGAYCNAYSSYLEATKKLKGQALTIEYTNKAGATNTIENPLIKIQMKYSDEMRKYSSLLGLSIDSRLKLATIKLTETKKSITEEFGDI, translated from the coding sequence ATGGGTAAACCAAGAAAAATTTTGAGTATGCAAGAAGGAAATTTAACCAAAAAACAGCAAGCAGAAAAACAACTACAAGAACAAATTATGCAAACAGGAGCAGAACAATTAAATAATCCTCCAAGATGGTTAAGAGATTCTATTGCAAAAAAAGAGTGGATAAGACTAGTAGAGCAATTCAAAGTATTAAGCGTAATAAGCAATTTAGATTTGAATAATTTGGGTGCTTATTGTAACGCTTACTCTAGTTATTTAGAAGCAACAAAAAAATTAAAGGGACAGGCACTAACTATAGAATATACAAATAAAGCTGGAGCAACTAATACAATAGAGAACCCCTTAATAAAAATACAAATGAAATATTCTGATGAGATGAGAAAATATAGTAGTCTTCTAGGTTTAAGTATTGATTCTCGTTTAAAATTGGCAACTATAAAACTAACTGAAACAAAAAAAAGTATTACTGAGGAATTTGGTGATATTTAA
- a CDS encoding terminase TerL endonuclease subunit, whose protein sequence is MTILDELVLYANYCLEDKFVSEYEDYISCEKHKWSCQRFLNDVDKYKTDEEYIYYWDEDEAEKVVNWFTYLRHSKGELAGQPIHLTLWEKFFVCQIYGWRKKDNKRRRFKKSFIQVGRKNAKSQIESGIALYELAVGSTRNNEVYEVCCAGIKRKQSKVVFEEAKLMLNGSPLSTKFKCNRDYIQHIKTGSTMTPLSKEDGQKNDGGNMALFVLDEYHQHPTDDFYTMASYGQATKEPLLMIITTAGEDLTYPCYTQEYTYCSQILNPSVDVENDTYFVDILELDKDDDIHNVRNWWKANPVRMTYKAGVEKLKEEYEIAKEIPEKMPKFMTKCLNVWVQAKQNGYMDMGRWKACEVKEIPYNLSGRDVYVGFDMSAKIDLTSVAFIIPVMDKGTPKYICFSHSFIPNRQKLQERINKDKQPYDAWERMEFLSVTNTDIVDQQQVLDYVEKICKENDWKIHTLCFDPANASKMMMDASNMGYNVVEVYQSHRSLNESTAGYREQVYSGNVLYTYNPLLNYAMANTVIKTNNGLIKIDKDATTKRIDPVDAMLCAYKLAYYHEFTEDINNYITDENLEKWGW, encoded by the coding sequence ATGACTATATTAGATGAGCTTGTACTTTATGCGAATTATTGTTTAGAAGATAAATTTGTTTCTGAATATGAAGACTATATTTCGTGTGAAAAGCACAAATGGAGTTGCCAAAGATTTTTAAATGATGTTGATAAATATAAAACAGATGAAGAATATATATATTATTGGGATGAAGACGAAGCAGAGAAAGTAGTCAATTGGTTTACGTATTTAAGACATAGTAAAGGTGAATTAGCAGGACAACCAATTCATTTAACTCTTTGGGAAAAATTCTTTGTATGCCAAATTTATGGGTGGAGAAAAAAAGATAATAAGAGACGTAGATTTAAAAAATCATTTATACAAGTCGGTAGGAAAAATGCAAAATCACAAATTGAAAGTGGTATTGCACTATACGAATTGGCAGTCGGAAGTACTAGAAATAATGAGGTTTACGAAGTATGTTGCGCAGGTATAAAAAGAAAACAAAGTAAAGTTGTTTTTGAAGAAGCTAAACTAATGCTGAATGGAAGTCCTTTGTCTACTAAATTTAAATGCAATAGGGACTATATACAACATATTAAAACTGGAAGTACCATGACACCCCTATCGAAAGAAGATGGACAGAAAAATGATGGTGGAAATATGGCTCTTTTTGTTTTAGACGAGTATCACCAACACCCAACCGATGATTTCTACACGATGGCAAGCTACGGACAAGCAACTAAGGAACCATTACTAATGATTATAACTACAGCAGGCGAAGACCTTACCTATCCCTGCTATACCCAAGAGTATACTTATTGTAGTCAAATTCTTAACCCTAGTGTTGATGTTGAAAACGACACGTATTTTGTTGATATATTAGAGTTAGATAAAGACGACGACATTCACAACGTTAGAAATTGGTGGAAGGCTAATCCTGTTAGGATGACTTATAAAGCGGGTGTAGAGAAACTAAAAGAAGAGTATGAGATTGCTAAAGAAATACCCGAAAAAATGCCGAAATTTATGACGAAATGTTTAAATGTATGGGTACAAGCTAAGCAAAACGGCTACATGGATATGGGAAGATGGAAGGCTTGTGAGGTTAAAGAAATACCGTATAATTTAAGTGGTAGGGACGTATATGTTGGATTTGATATGTCTGCAAAAATAGACTTAACTTCAGTAGCTTTCATTATTCCAGTTATGGATAAGGGAACACCCAAGTATATCTGTTTTAGCCATTCTTTTATACCGAATCGTCAAAAATTACAGGAAAGAATCAATAAAGATAAACAACCTTACGACGCGTGGGAGAGAATGGAGTTTTTAAGTGTAACTAATACAGATATTGTAGATCAGCAACAAGTACTCGATTATGTAGAGAAAATTTGTAAAGAAAATGATTGGAAAATACATACTTTATGTTTTGACCCCGCAAATGCAAGTAAAATGATGATGGATGCGAGCAACATGGGATATAACGTTGTAGAAGTATATCAGTCACATAGAAGTTTAAACGAATCTACAGCAGGATATAGAGAACAAGTGTATAGTGGTAATGTTTTATATACATACAATCCCTTACTCAATTATGCTATGGCTAATACAGTGATTAAGACAAATAATGGATTAATTAAAATTGATAAAGATGCAACAACCAAACGTATCGACCCTGTAGATGCGATGTTATGTGCTTATAAACTAGCATATTATCATGAATTTACAGAAGATATAAATAACTACATCACAGATGAGAACCTAGAAAAATGGGGATGGTGA
- a CDS encoding phage portal protein, with amino-acid sequence MIFRQAAERRSNVVTSADTAEFLKLLGIDVNNISNDKLNETTYFTCMRILTDSVSKLGLKLYKEKNNGIEKATDHSLYRLLKLRPNPYMSSSDFWKAVEFQRLHHGHSVVYIDFVKRGRDAGKIKGLYPLNMNDVKIWVDDAGIISKDNALWYVYKDKKEKEHKFKHSEVLHFKGLTADGITGLSVREYLATIIENAQAGQKFVNNYFKNGLFARGLLQYTGDISPDNMKKMQERFENMANGVTNAGRILPVPLGFSFTTLNTSMTDAQFNEISSATIQQITSAFGIKMHQVNDLSRATYSNISEQQKEFYIDTLQAILTMYEQELNYKLLLQQELEEGYFFRFNVDSILRSDIKTRYEAYRIGIQSGFLKINEVRDLENLPSTEEGDTLICNGNMIPVKLAGKQYSKGGESTNE; translated from the coding sequence TTGATATTTAGACAAGCAGCAGAAAGAAGAAGTAATGTAGTGACTAGTGCAGACACAGCAGAATTTCTAAAATTGCTAGGAATAGATGTAAACAACATTAGTAATGACAAATTAAATGAAACTACATATTTTACGTGTATGAGAATTTTGACAGATTCTGTTAGCAAATTAGGACTTAAATTATATAAAGAAAAGAATAATGGCATAGAAAAGGCAACAGATCATAGTCTTTATAGACTTTTAAAGTTAAGACCTAATCCGTATATGTCGAGTAGCGATTTTTGGAAGGCAGTAGAATTTCAGCGTCTACATCACGGACATTCTGTAGTATATATAGATTTTGTAAAAAGAGGAAGAGACGCAGGAAAAATTAAAGGTTTATATCCTTTGAATATGAATGATGTAAAAATATGGGTTGATGATGCAGGAATTATTAGTAAAGACAATGCTCTGTGGTATGTATACAAAGATAAGAAAGAAAAAGAGCATAAATTTAAACATTCAGAAGTGCTGCATTTTAAAGGACTAACAGCAGATGGAATTACAGGATTAAGTGTTAGAGAGTATCTAGCTACAATAATAGAAAATGCACAAGCTGGACAGAAATTTGTAAATAACTACTTTAAAAATGGTCTATTTGCTAGAGGGTTATTACAATACACGGGAGATATATCTCCTGATAATATGAAAAAAATGCAGGAAAGATTCGAGAATATGGCAAATGGCGTTACTAATGCTGGTAGAATATTGCCTGTACCTTTGGGATTTAGCTTTACAACTTTAAACACTAGTATGACTGATGCTCAATTTAATGAAATTTCTTCGGCTACTATTCAACAAATAACGAGCGCATTTGGTATTAAAATGCACCAAGTTAACGATTTGTCTAGAGCTACTTATAGTAATATATCCGAACAGCAAAAAGAATTTTACATTGATACCTTACAAGCGATACTGACAATGTACGAGCAAGAACTAAATTATAAACTACTTTTACAACAAGAATTAGAAGAAGGGTATTTCTTCAGATTTAATGTAGATAGTATTTTAAGATCAGACATCAAGACCAGATATGAAGCTTATAGAATAGGCATACAATCGGGCTTCTTAAAAATCAATGAAGTTAGAGATTTAGAAAACTTACCTTCTACAGAAGAAGGCGACACGCTAATTTGTAACGGAAATATGATTCCAGTTAAATTAGCAGGAAAACAATACAGCAAAGGAGGTGAGAGTACTAATGAATAG
- a CDS encoding HK97 family phage prohead protease, whose amino-acid sequence MNREKELRYLSIEKLETRKTEDDKMTISGYVVQFNKRSKVMWDFVEVVAKGAFRESLKNNVIKALWNHDSNLVLGSTKNSTLRLLEDDFGLRFELDLPNTNWGRDAWESVRRGDVDGVSFGFFVIEDNWEYLKDEDLYQRTLLNVDLFEISPTPFPAYGDSQVSCRSFEEFKTSIEQQNKNELNKRKMMLELDLF is encoded by the coding sequence ATGAATAGAGAAAAAGAGTTAAGATATCTATCTATAGAAAAATTAGAAACTAGAAAAACAGAAGATGATAAGATGACTATTTCTGGTTATGTGGTACAATTTAACAAAAGAAGTAAGGTGATGTGGGATTTTGTAGAGGTAGTTGCAAAAGGAGCTTTTAGAGAGTCATTAAAAAATAATGTTATAAAAGCGCTTTGGAATCATGATAGCAACTTAGTTTTAGGTAGCACCAAAAATTCTACTTTAAGATTACTAGAAGATGACTTTGGTCTAAGATTTGAACTAGATTTACCTAACACAAACTGGGGAAGAGATGCTTGGGAATCTGTTAGGCGTGGCGATGTTGATGGTGTATCTTTTGGCTTCTTTGTTATAGAAGATAACTGGGAATATCTAAAAGATGAAGACTTGTATCAAAGAACTTTATTAAATGTTGATTTATTTGAAATAAGTCCAACTCCATTTCCTGCGTATGGAGATAGTCAAGTAAGTTGTAGAAGTTTTGAAGAATTTAAAACTAGTATTGAACAGCAGAATAAAAATGAACTTAATAAAAGAAAAATGATGTTAGAGCTAGATTTATTCTAA
- a CDS encoding phage major capsid protein, which translates to MTKELRELLQKVEEMKTEVRTLLEDNKVEEAETKMVEVRSMQKKIELQKEIDEQEEREIDNKMEKREDDNKMEKRTDKKELELRALRKVLLREELTEEERTAVTTVNGAAILPQGFVNEIETLRKGYVQLKNYVHVIPVSTNTGKAPLSKGMVTKKLADLVQDQELVKDMVTLLPVEYAVSDYGKIVPVQNQVLEDTTTNFMDVLNEDFVECAVNTENEKIVNAVKTVCVEKTGADYKALVKAINGLSPNAKKRAIIITNSTGFSYLDELEDKNGKPLLKSSYAEGSERLMFKGLEVIEVDPEILADEVGKAIFYIVDARKVIKFFDRKGYELGVSKEALFTYNQTAVRMIERFDVKPIADNTDTDVQKFAVKVSLTIAA; encoded by the coding sequence ATGACTAAAGAATTAAGAGAATTATTGCAAAAAGTTGAAGAAATGAAGACTGAGGTAAGAACTTTATTAGAAGATAATAAAGTAGAAGAAGCTGAAACTAAAATGGTCGAGGTAAGAAGTATGCAGAAGAAAATTGAACTGCAAAAAGAAATCGATGAGCAAGAAGAAAGAGAAATAGACAACAAAATGGAAAAAAGAGAGGATGATAATAAGATGGAAAAAAGAACAGATAAGAAAGAGTTAGAGTTAAGAGCGCTAAGAAAGGTATTGTTAAGAGAGGAACTAACAGAAGAAGAAAGAACAGCGGTAACAACTGTCAATGGCGCTGCTATATTACCACAGGGCTTTGTAAACGAAATAGAGACCCTAAGAAAAGGCTATGTACAATTAAAGAACTACGTACATGTAATACCAGTTTCAACTAATACAGGTAAGGCACCACTTTCCAAAGGTATGGTTACTAAAAAACTAGCTGATTTAGTACAAGACCAAGAACTAGTTAAAGACATGGTTACTTTATTACCAGTTGAGTATGCTGTCTCAGATTATGGTAAAATTGTTCCTGTTCAAAATCAAGTTTTAGAAGATACTACAACAAACTTTATGGACGTTCTTAACGAAGATTTTGTTGAATGTGCAGTAAATACAGAAAACGAAAAGATAGTAAATGCTGTAAAAACTGTATGTGTAGAAAAAACAGGCGCAGATTATAAAGCACTAGTAAAAGCAATTAATGGTTTATCTCCTAACGCTAAGAAAAGAGCGATTATTATAACAAATAGTACTGGCTTCTCTTACTTAGATGAATTAGAAGACAAGAATGGCAAGCCTTTATTAAAATCTTCATATGCAGAAGGTTCAGAGAGATTAATGTTTAAAGGATTAGAAGTTATTGAGGTGGATCCTGAAATCTTAGCAGATGAAGTTGGAAAGGCAATATTTTATATAGTAGATGCAAGAAAAGTAATTAAATTCTTTGATAGAAAAGGCTATGAATTAGGAGTAAGTAAAGAAGCATTGTTTACATACAATCAGACAGCAGTAAGAATGATTGAAAGATTTGACGTAAAACCAATAGCTGATAATACTGATACTGATGTACAAAAGTTTGCAGTTAAAGTTTCTTTAACAATTGCAGCTTAA
- a CDS encoding head-tail connector protein, with protein sequence MILDLKTAKDFLRIDQDYRLEDELIQLLIDNAETYILDAVDNFDYTSERQMRKAKLLALVLINDWYENRELIQDGKLSDRVRLSIQSLLLQLQYGSDSIEG encoded by the coding sequence ATGATATTAGATTTAAAAACGGCTAAGGATTTTCTAAGGATAGATCAAGACTATAGGTTAGAAGATGAATTAATACAGTTGTTAATTGACAATGCAGAAACTTACATACTAGATGCAGTTGATAACTTTGATTATACAAGCGAGAGACAAATGAGAAAAGCAAAATTATTAGCTTTAGTTTTGATAAATGATTGGTACGAAAACAGAGAGCTAATTCAAGATGGGAAGTTAAGCGATAGAGTACGTTTGTCTATACAGTCATTACTACTACAATTGCAATATGGAAGTGATAGCATTGAAGGTTAA
- a CDS encoding phage head closure protein → MKVKVGELDKRISIVEIIKGDDDEGFPINEEKEILSCWASVSNKSGTEIFKANADYSKVVTRFLIRYRKDIIIDTTKKIRFQDRLYNIVYANNYNFDNTYLEIIAEVIE, encoded by the coding sequence TTGAAGGTTAAAGTTGGAGAATTAGACAAGCGCATATCTATAGTAGAAATCATCAAGGGTGATGACGACGAGGGCTTCCCAATCAACGAGGAAAAAGAAATCTTGTCTTGCTGGGCTAGCGTAAGTAACAAATCAGGGACAGAGATTTTTAAAGCTAATGCAGATTACTCTAAAGTTGTAACTAGATTTTTAATACGATATAGAAAAGATATAATAATTGATACAACTAAAAAAATTCGATTTCAAGATAGACTCTATAATATCGTATATGCCAATAACTATAATTTTGATAATACATATCTAGAAATTATAGCAGAGGTGATAGAGTGA
- a CDS encoding HK97-gp10 family putative phage morphogenesis protein → MAGIELDGFDEFIEFIDDIAISESDEKKAMKKVVEMVGQEVESNTPEDTGKTKRNVKRQVKRELHATIGIVKLGTWYSVFTEFGTSKSKKHVGFFDRSIRNKQDEAFKILEDELLNVK, encoded by the coding sequence ATGGCTGGAATAGAACTGGATGGATTCGATGAGTTCATAGAATTTATAGACGATATAGCAATATCGGAATCAGATGAAAAAAAAGCTATGAAAAAAGTAGTTGAAATGGTAGGACAAGAAGTAGAATCTAACACACCTGAAGATACTGGTAAGACAAAAAGAAATGTCAAAAGACAAGTAAAAAGAGAGTTACACGCAACTATTGGAATAGTAAAGCTTGGTACTTGGTATTCTGTTTTTACGGAGTTTGGAACAAGCAAGAGCAAAAAACATGTGGGATTCTTTGATAGAAGTATAAGAAATAAGCAAGATGAAGCATTTAAGATTTTGGAAGATGAATTGTTAAATGTAAAGTAG
- a CDS encoding prohead protease translates to MNIREYVRNILTNEEILNLTEDKKVYFLTGGEEAKPTYVCYQIIDEYGSFFEENEEVITAFNVQVDIFSKGSYSQLEQIIKDKMKQAGFYRGMAADLYENDTGLYHKAMRFSINLSK, encoded by the coding sequence ATGAATATAAGAGAATACGTGAGAAACATCTTAACAAATGAAGAAATATTAAATTTGACTGAAGATAAAAAGGTTTATTTTCTTACAGGTGGAGAAGAAGCAAAGCCGACATATGTTTGCTATCAAATTATAGATGAATACGGGAGTTTCTTTGAAGAAAATGAAGAAGTAATAACTGCATTTAACGTGCAAGTAGATATATTTAGCAAAGGTAGTTATTCGCAATTAGAACAAATAATTAAAGACAAAATGAAACAAGCAGGATTTTATAGAGGTATGGCAGCAGATTTGTATGAAAATGATACAGGGCTATATCACAAAGCGATGAGGTTCTCTATTAATTTATCTAAATAG
- a CDS encoding major tail protein: MAQKIMPVVGLEKLYVAKITKDDNTGAEYDIPKYLAGVKEIGINPKANTENFYAENKVWDSETTLEDIEVTVNITDLTDEDEALLLGHKLATEGGIIRSEDDIAPEVALLFKANKSKGATRYTVLYRGKFRIGEEGAKGKEGNTSFQTKTLNATFAPLKFNGMWSYKVDSDSTDTPVDLDTTFFESVIMPTEKVVIP, from the coding sequence ATGGCACAAAAAATTATGCCAGTAGTGGGATTGGAAAAACTATATGTTGCAAAGATTACAAAGGATGATAATACAGGAGCTGAATATGATATTCCTAAATATTTAGCAGGAGTTAAAGAAATAGGGATAAATCCCAAGGCAAATACAGAAAACTTTTATGCAGAAAACAAAGTATGGGATAGTGAAACAACATTAGAAGATATAGAAGTTACTGTTAATATAACAGATTTAACAGACGAAGATGAGGCTTTATTATTAGGTCACAAATTAGCAACTGAAGGTGGAATAATAAGAAGTGAAGATGATATTGCGCCAGAAGTCGCTCTATTATTTAAGGCAAATAAAAGTAAAGGTGCTACAAGATATACAGTGCTTTATAGAGGAAAATTTAGGATCGGGGAAGAAGGGGCAAAAGGTAAAGAAGGAAACACAAGTTTTCAAACCAAGACATTAAATGCCACTTTTGCACCATTGAAGTTTAATGGTATGTGGAGTTATAAAGTCGATAGCGACAGTACTGACACTCCTGTAGATTTGGATACAACTTTCTTTGAAAGCGTAATTATGCCAACCGAAAAAGTAGTTATACCATAG